TACCTTCGACAGGCTCTTCAGGGAGACTCTGCCGGTGATGTACAGGACGATGTCGCCCCGGGAAGCCTTCAAGGTTCCCGCCATTGACCTGGCAGACAGGGAGAGCCACTTCCTCATCAATGCCGAGGTGCCGGGCTTCAAGAAAGAGGAAATCGACATCTCTGTCGATGAGGATGTCCTCACCATCAAGGGCGAGACCAGGAGCGAGAAGGAAGAGAAGAAAGAAAACTACTTTCACAGGGAAATCTCCACGGGATCCTTCTCACGGAGCATAAAGCTTCCCTCGGAGATCAACAGAGAGGCAATCAAGGCATCGCTCAAGGACGGGATTCTGATCATTGAAGTCCCCAAGATCGAGCAGAAAGAGCCCGAGAAAAAGGAGCCTCAGAAGGTCCCCATAGAGGAATAGCATGGGTCCTGCTGCGGAATCCGGGGGCACCTGCAGGGGTGCCCCTTTTTCACGTGCGCCCGCCATTTCGCCCGCCCGGTCAGCCCGC
The Candidatus Eremiobacterota bacterium genome window above contains:
- a CDS encoding Hsp20/alpha crystallin family protein codes for the protein MFELTRYFPRYEAMRMPDTFDRLFRETLPVMYRTMSPREAFKVPAIDLADRESHFLINAEVPGFKKEEIDISVDEDVLTIKGETRSEKEEKKENYFHREISTGSFSRSIKLPSEINREAIKASLKDGILIIEVPKIEQKEPEKKEPQKVPIEE